The DNA region TAAAAGCTTAGTATTTGCAATGTTTCGGATCGATTTCATCAGCGGTTCGTTCGGTTGTTCGATGATAACCAATATACTCCCGGTAAGGTTCAGGTTCTTAAACAAACTAACTATCTGTTTTGTTTTAATTTCAGGCAATTCGAATCGTTCAAGAACAAGGATCGCCCCCTCTCGGAATCGAATCGCAAGAACCGACCGTAGTGCTAATTTTGTTTTCTTTTTATTGATAGCTTGTTTATATGATCGGGGTTGCGGACCAAAAACCACACCACCACCAACCCAGAGCGGTGACCGATTCGATCCAGCCCGCGCGCGACCTGTTCCTTTTTGTCTCCACGGTTTAGCGCCACCGCCACTAACCAGCGCCCGATTTTTTGTTGCTGCGGTTCCTTGCCTACGATTCGCTAACTGTGCAACAAGTTTCTCGTGGATAACCGCAGGATTTGGCTCCGCATTAAACAGTTCGTCCTGCAAAACCATCTCTCCCGTTATTTCTCCTGTTATGGTATGAATAGGAATTGTGTTCATAATAAAACTGTATAAAAGAATTCAACCTATTTTTTGACCGTATGTTTTATTTCTACTATTCCGGAATTCCAACCTGGGATACTCCCTTGAATAAGTAAAATATTTCGTTCCGCATCAACACCGCGGATTGTTAATCCCTGGATAGTGACACGTTCAACGCCCATATGTCCTGGTAACCGTTTTCCTTTAAGAACTCGAGACGGATCCGCACTGGTTCCGATTGAGCCCGGTTCCCGATGAAACATAGAGCCACGCGATGCTCGACCACCTTTCCAATTATGTCGTTTCATTCCACCAGCAAACCCTCGCCCTTTGCTTGTACCAGCAACATCAACTTTTTCGCCAACTTTAAAAATTTCAGCGCAGGTTATTTTCTGACCCAACTTAACTGAATCTGTACCAATAAGTTTGAACTCCCGAAAATGATTAATTGGTATTTCTGTTAATCCCGCTTTTTTTAATATCCCTTTAATTGCCGAATTTACTTTCGGAACCGATTTCGATTGCGAATAACTAAATCCAAGTTGAACTGCGTTATATCCTTCTTTTTCAACCTGTTTAATTTGTGTCACATACCCCGGTCCAGCTTCAACCACAGTTACTGGAACCACTTCACCGGTTTCGGTAAATATCTGGGTCATTCCGATTTTTTTGCCTAAAAACCCTGACAACATAAAATATTCTCTTCCCAACTGATAATTATTGATTATAATACCTTGTTGTAACGTTATAACTTTATCTCAACATGAATCCCTGGCGGTAAATCAAGCTGAGTTAGTTTATCTAATGTCTTTTGCGTCGGATCC from bacterium includes:
- the rplC gene encoding 50S ribosomal protein L3; protein product: MLSGFLGKKIGMTQIFTETGEVVPVTVVEAGPGYVTQIKQVEKEGYNAVQLGFSYSQSKSVPKVNSAIKGILKKAGLTEIPINHFREFKLIGTDSVKLGQKITCAEIFKVGEKVDVAGTSKGRGFAGGMKRHNWKGGRASRGSMFHREPGSIGTSADPSRVLKGKRLPGHMGVERVTIQGLTIRGVDAERNILLIQGSIPGWNSGIVEIKHTVKK
- the rplD gene encoding 50S ribosomal protein L4, with the protein product MNTIPIHTITGEITGEMVLQDELFNAEPNPAVIHEKLVAQLANRRQGTAATKNRALVSGGGAKPWRQKGTGRARAGSNRSPLWVGGGVVFGPQPRSYKQAINKKKTKLALRSVLAIRFREGAILVLERFELPEIKTKQIVSLFKNLNLTGSILVIIEQPNEPLMKSIRNIANTKLLTIQNINVFDLLKYNRIIFTKAALETIQSQLAGAK